The DNA segment GGTATAGTGTGCCTTATTTTTGCCTCTTAAAATCATGGCAATTTCACTGGCAAGGCGACCCAGGCGTTTGTCCGTAGCATCTACTACATACCAATCACGCTCAAGGGATTCTTGAGGAGGAAGATAGGTTTTACTCATTTTTATTTGTCCTTTGTCATTTTTTTCAGAGTCTGATAGTCAATAGTCTGTAGTCCATAGCAAAAACTTTTGACTAATGACTATTGACTAATGACTCTTGACTAAAAACTAACTTTGGCATGGTGTCATACCAAACGTCAGGGGTAAAGGGAAAATCTGGATAGCCGACTCGTAACAAGCATAAGCCCTGTGACGGTGCGGCGTGTTTTACTTCTTCCCGCCGTTGTTCTTTCCAGAGTTCGGTGAAGTTAGCCAGAGTTCGTTGCCCGGAACCTACCTGTACTAACATCCCTACCAACAGTCGCACCATGCCATATAAAAATCCATCAGCCTGAATTTCAATATGGATAAACGGCCCACTACGATGACACTCTACTGCTTGTACCTCTACCCAAGAATGCGATCGCTTTGACCCTGCACGGTGAAATGCCGCCAAGTGATGCTTTCCCATCAGGGGTTTAAGGGCAGCCTGCATCAGAGATTCATCTAGGGGTGCATAATAATAATGCCAACTGAAAGGTGTGACGAACAAGTTCGGTCGATCTTCAGTATAGATTGTGTAGCGATACCGCCTGTATGCGGCGCTAAAACGAGCGTGCCAACGGTCGCCTACAGCTGCTGAAGCTTTTATCAATATATCCTTGGGCAGGTAACTATTGATAACTGATGCCCACTTGTGTGCGGGAATTAACCCTGTAGCATCAAAATGGGCTACTTGAGCAGCAGCGTGGACTCCGCTATCAGTACGCCCAGCACCATGTAGTGTGACATGATGTCCGAGAATTTTAGCGATCGCTGTTTCGATTTCTTCCTGAACTGTCCGATGCTGTTTTTGTCGTTGCCAGCCATGAAAATGTGTACCAAGGTACTGCACTACCAAGGCTACTCGTTGAGTTTGTTTCGGCTGGTGACTATCTAACATAGGTTCTTTCAATAAAGACTGAAGTACAAGGTTTTAAGCAAAGGATTTACCCTTTTGCCTCCAGCCCTCTACCTCCTGTCTTCTCTACACCAATTCAATAATCGCCATCTCAGCATTGTCACCCCGACGAGGTACGGTATGCAGAATACGGGTATATCCGCCTTGACGATTACCATACCGAGAGGAAACTTGCTCAAACAGCGCATGAACTAGCTGTTTATCGTAGATGTAACCCAACGCTCGACGACGTGCTGCTAATGAGCCATCTTTTGCTAGGGTGATGATTTTATCTACTTCGCTTCGTACCACTTTCGCACGAACCAAAGTAGTGGTAATCCGACCATGACGGATTAGCTCAGTAGTCAACGCTCGTAACAGGGCGCGGCGCTGATCAGCTGGTTTACCAAGTTTTTTGACCCGATTCCGGTGACGCATAACAATACTACAGTGAACTTTGAACGATTGTAAGACTAGTTGTGTTTAGAGCTTCTTTCTTGGGGTAAGGTGATGCCCAAGCGTCGCTGTAAAGCTTCCACGACTTCTTCTGCTGATTTCTGACCGAAGTTTTTGATCTCTAACAAGTCTTCTTGGGTGTAATCCAACAAGTCAGCCACAGAGTTGACTTGCGCCCGCTTGAGACAGTTATAGGCCCGTACAGAGAGTTGCAACTCTTCGATAGGAATTTGAGCAGTGGGGTCGTCTGGAATGTCGGAGTTTGTATCCGTTGGTTCTAGTGAAATATCTTTCAACGGATTGAACAAATCAACTAGAATCCCGGCTGCTGAAGATAAGGCTTCTTGAGGAGAAATGCTACCATTTGTCCAAACTTCTAACAGAAGCCTGTCTTTAGGAATGGAGCCATCAGCACGCACTTCCTCAACACTGTAGTTAACTTTCCGCACAGGCATAAAGATGGAGTCAATTTGCAGAAAGTCCAAAGATGTAGCTTCTTCACGCCCTCTTTCTACTGTGCGGTATCCTTTGCCTCTTTCGATGCGGAACTCCATTTCCAATTTGCCGCCCTCAGCAATAGTAGCGACATACTGGGTAGGATCAATAACTTCTACTTCACTGGGTAAATCAAAATGTGATGCAGTGATTGTTGTTGGGCCGTTAACTAGCAATCTGCCGATCTGGGCCTGAGAAGAATAGCTTTTGAGGATAACTTCCTTCATCCGCATGATGATCTCTAAGACATCTTCTCGCACGCCTGGAACTGTAGCAAACTCGTGAGAAACACCGGCAATTCTCACTGCTGTGACTGCTGTTCCCTCTAGATTGGATAGTAAAACCCGCCGCAACGCATTGCCGACTGTTGTTCCCTGACCACGTTCTAGAGGTTCTAGAATAAATTTACTGTAATGGTTCCGACTTTCCTCTGTATTAGACTCTACACATTCAATTTGAAACTGCGCCACGGAGTAGCCTCCCTTAATTAAGGTGCTGCTAGCAGGCAAATTTTTTGCCTCTCGAATTTACTTTATTGCCCTGGGCTGACTTAGGTGTATCAAACTGCCAACATCTGGTGGGGGTACAGTTTGATTTACTGATTAAGCTTGCAGGCATTCATTATATTTTGCTTGATTTGGAGTACAGCAGCCCTCCCTAATGGAAGAGCTGACACGCTTGTTGTCGTCCCAGCCGTCGGAAGTTCTTCAACACTCACCCCAATTGTCAAGCAATTGCAGGTGAGAACAAAAGTCTTGACCTATACGCGACGGCGTTTTGGCGGACGGCAACCATTGTGAGGAATGGGGGTTATGTCTCGAATCAGGGTAATTTCTAGCCCTGCTCCTTGAAGCGCCCGAATCGCAGTTTCTCTACCTGCTCCTGGCCCACTAACCATCACTTCAATTTGGCGCATTCCTTGGTCGATAGCTCGTCTGGCTGCACTTTCTGCTGCGGTTTGTGCTGCAAAGGGAGTTCCTTTTTTAGCACCTTTAAAACCGCTAGAACCTGCACTAGCCCAAGAAATTACATCTCCATTTTGGTCGGTGATGGTGACAATGCTATTGTTGAAAGTAGATTGGATGTAAGCCATTCCATTGGGAACGTTCCGTTTCTGCTTCTTACTCCCAGATTTTTTTGTTGGTTGTCTTGCCATATTATTTCAGTTAACCTTAGGTAAAACTTGCTCTTGGTAGCAAGCAGAGAAATATTACTTACCAGGAGCCTTCTTCTTACCGGCCACTGTCTGCCTTCTCCCACGACGAGTTCTAGCATTAGTGCGAGTTCTTTGTCCTCTGACTGGTAAGCCCATCCGATGACGGCGACCTCTGTATGTACCAATGTCAACTAAGCGCTTGATGTTCATTGCTTCCAAGCGGCGCAAGTCACCTTCAACTTGATAGTTGCTTTCGACTTCGCCTCGCAGGGCTGCTACATCGGCATCACTGAGGTCTTTAACACGGGTATCTGGGTTAACACCTGTAGCCGCGATAATCTCTTGCGACCTTGATAGTCCAATTCCGTAGATATAGGTTAGACCGATTTCAACGCGTTTGTCGCGTGGAAGGTCTACTCCGGCAATACGTGCCACGATGAATGTCTCCCTATTTTGTTCGCAGTTGCTGATGGAAAAACGCGGTTAAACGCGTCCGAATTATTGCTGATGGTGATGTTGGTAAGCGTCACTCTCAACGCCCACGGGATGTTATCCTTGACGTTGCTTGTGCTTGGGATTAACACAGATCACCATAACGCGTCCACGACGGCGGATTACGTTGCATTTTTCACAAATTTTCTTGACCGAGGCTCTGACTTTCATGCCTTTAAAAATTGACTCCAAATATTAAATTATAGCATTTTTAGGAAACTTTATGCAATTAAGTAAATGGGTAACACCCAAATAATTTGTTTTATGGTAGACTTCCTTACATATATCTACTTCTTGCGCAGTCGGTAGGTGATTCTGCCTTTTGTGAGGTCGTAGGGAGTTAGTTCCACTTTGACGCGATCGCCAGGCAAAATTTTGATGTAGTTACGGCGAATCTTACCTGAGATGTGTGCTAACACGTTGAAGCCGTTATCTAGGTCAACGCGAAACATGGCATTAGGCAAAGACTCAGTAACAGTGCCTTCCATTTCAATCAAATCTTGTTTAGACAAGTTTTTTCCTCAATTCAACAACTTTTTGTTCGTTTGCAGCACTCATTTGCAAGAGAACACATTTCAACAAATATATCAACCGTTTATTAATATATCTTAGCTAAATTTGACAACATCTTTCAGTGACAGGGAACTGGGGATTGGGTACTGGGGACTAGGTACAGTCCCTAAACTCTATCCCCTGGACTTTTTGGGCTAGTTATGAACCTAAAGTTGCTTTCAATTCGTGAGTGACTTCTTCTTGGGACTGGTCGCCATTGATGGTTAGAAGTTTTTGGCGATCGCTATAATAATCAATCAAGGGTGCAGTATCGCTGCGGTAAATTTCCAGGCGGCGACGAATTACCTCTTCGGTGTCATCTTTCCTGCCTCTGGATAACAACCGTGCTACCACGACATCATCTGCCGCATCCAAATTGACTACTCTTTCGCCACCTTGACCAGTTTTTTGCAGCAATTCTTCCAGAAAAGCCGCTTGTGTGACTTTACGAGGGAAACCATCCAATATCCAACCAGATTTAGCATCTGCTTGCTCAAGACGCTCTTCTACCAAGTCTTGCACTAACTGATCAGGAACCAACTCGCCACTATCTACATAGCTTTGAGCTTTGATTCCCAAGGGAGTTTGCTCTTTCATGGCTTGCCGCAATATGTCCCCAGTGGAAATATGCGGAATATGTAAA comes from the Nostoc sp. PCC 7120 = FACHB-418 genome and includes:
- the truA gene encoding tRNA pseudouridine(38-40) synthase TruA, yielding MLDSHQPKQTQRVALVVQYLGTHFHGWQRQKQHRTVQEEIETAIAKILGHHVTLHGAGRTDSGVHAAAQVAHFDATGLIPAHKWASVINSYLPKDILIKASAAVGDRWHARFSAAYRRYRYTIYTEDRPNLFVTPFSWHYYYAPLDESLMQAALKPLMGKHHLAAFHRAGSKRSHSWVEVQAVECHRSGPFIHIEIQADGFLYGMVRLLVGMLVQVGSGQRTLANFTELWKEQRREEVKHAAPSQGLCLLRVGYPDFPFTPDVWYDTMPKLVFSQESLVNSH
- the rplQ gene encoding 50S ribosomal protein L17; this encodes MRHRNRVKKLGKPADQRRALLRALTTELIRHGRITTTLVRAKVVRSEVDKIITLAKDGSLAARRRALGYIYDKQLVHALFEQVSSRYGNRQGGYTRILHTVPRRGDNAEMAIIELV
- a CDS encoding DNA-directed RNA polymerase subunit alpha, yielding MAQFQIECVESNTEESRNHYSKFILEPLERGQGTTVGNALRRVLLSNLEGTAVTAVRIAGVSHEFATVPGVREDVLEIIMRMKEVILKSYSSQAQIGRLLVNGPTTITASHFDLPSEVEVIDPTQYVATIAEGGKLEMEFRIERGKGYRTVERGREEATSLDFLQIDSIFMPVRKVNYSVEEVRADGSIPKDRLLLEVWTNGSISPQEALSSAAGILVDLFNPLKDISLEPTDTNSDIPDDPTAQIPIEELQLSVRAYNCLKRAQVNSVADLLDYTQEDLLEIKNFGQKSAEEVVEALQRRLGITLPQERSSKHN
- the rpsK gene encoding 30S ribosomal protein S11, with amino-acid sequence MARQPTKKSGSKKQKRNVPNGMAYIQSTFNNSIVTITDQNGDVISWASAGSSGFKGAKKGTPFAAQTAAESAARRAIDQGMRQIEVMVSGPGAGRETAIRALQGAGLEITLIRDITPIPHNGCRPPKRRRV
- the rpsM gene encoding 30S ribosomal protein S13, with the translated sequence MARIAGVDLPRDKRVEIGLTYIYGIGLSRSQEIIAATGVNPDTRVKDLSDADVAALRGEVESNYQVEGDLRRLEAMNIKRLVDIGTYRGRRHRMGLPVRGQRTRTNARTRRGRRQTVAGKKKAPGK
- the rpmJ gene encoding 50S ribosomal protein L36 produces the protein MKVRASVKKICEKCNVIRRRGRVMVICVNPKHKQRQG
- the infA gene encoding translation initiation factor IF-1, coding for MSKQDLIEMEGTVTESLPNAMFRVDLDNGFNVLAHISGKIRRNYIKILPGDRVKVELTPYDLTKGRITYRLRKK
- a CDS encoding adenylate kinase, which gives rise to MTRLIFLGPPGAGKGTQAQILAEHLHIPHISTGDILRQAMKEQTPLGIKAQSYVDSGELVPDQLVQDLVEERLEQADAKSGWILDGFPRKVTQAAFLEELLQKTGQGGERVVNLDAADDVVVARLLSRGRKDDTEEVIRRRLEIYRSDTAPLIDYYSDRQKLLTINGDQSQEEVTHELKATLGS